TATCGGCATTCTGGGGCGGGACCCGTTCGGGCCGAAGTTGGAGGCGGTGCTCGCCAGCAAGCGTGTCCATGGTCGCGCTGTGGAGTTTCAGCGCTTTGCCAGAGTTGAAGATGTCCTTTTGGCACGGTGTCAGATGCTGTTCATCGCGTCATCGGAACAGGCACGGTTGCCTGCCATTCTCGAAGCGATCAAGACGGTCCCCTTGCTCACGGTGGGGGACTCGCCGGGCTACGGCGAAACGGGCGTGATGATCAACCTGGTGGTGCGCGAGCAGAGTCTGCGCTTCGAGATTAATCGTCAGTCCGCCGTGCGGGTGGGCTTGCAAGTCAGTTCCCAGTTACTTGAGCTGGCCCTCCCCACTCGGGAGCGTCCTCAATCCCGTTCCCAATAACCATGCGCTGCCTCCTTGATCTTCCGCTCCGTCGAAAATTGCTGGTGCTGGTAATGGCCAGCAGCACACTCGCCCTGCTGTTGGCGGCGGGCTCGTTCAGCGTCTATGAATGGTTCATTCTCCGCGACACCGCGCGGCGCGACGTGCAAACCCAGGCGGAAATCCTCGCTGCCAACGTCAGTGCCGCCGTCGAGTTTGGCGATGCGGACCACGCCCGCCGCATCCTGCGGGTACTGCAGATGCGCCCGCAGTTCGACCTTGCTTGTGTCTTTGATGAAAACCGGCGCTTGCTGGCCGGTTACACGAACGAATTCAATCCCGAGCCGGTCCGCTGGCTCAATCCGATTCCCCAAGGTGTTCAATCCGAGGCGGGGCATCTCGTGGTTTTTCAGCCGGTCATGCATGATAACCACGTTGCCGGCACGCTCTATCTGCGGTCGGAATTCAGCCCCATCCGGGCGCGTTTTGGGCAGTACCTGGGTTTGGCGATGCTGGTGCTGCTGGCCTGCTGGTGGATTGCCTTTGGGCTGGCCGCACGCCTCCAACGCATTGTCTCCCAGCCCATCCTTGAGCTGGCCCGGACTGCCCGTGACGTGACGGAGCGCAAGGACTACTCGTTACGGGCCGTCAGTCAGAGCCATGATGAAGTGGGGCTCCTCATTGAGGGGTTCAACGAGATGTTGACGCAAATTCAGGCCCGCGACGTTGCCCTGCAAAAGACGCAGGATGATCTTGAACGCCGGGTGACCGAGCGCACCAGCCAGCTTCAGGATGAAATTGTCCAGCGCCGCCGCATTGAAGCCGCGTTGGCCGATGAAAAGGAGCGCCTCGCGGTCACGCTCCGCTCCATTGGTGACGCCGTAGTGGCCACGGATCGCGAGGGTTGCATCGTGCTGTTCAATCCGGTGGCGGAACAACTCACCGGCTGGGGTGCGGCCGAAGCTGCGACCCGTCCCCTGCCGGAAGTGCTGCAACTATTTCATGATAAGACGCGGCAGCCTTGTGAGAACCCCGTGACCCGCGTGCTCGCCAGCGGCGGTCCGGTGGAACCCAGTGAAGGCACCCTGCTCGTCTCGCGCGACGGCACGCAGCGCCTCATTGCCAGCAGCAGCGCGCCGATCCGCGATCGTGCCGGCCAGATCATCGGCGTCGTGTTGGTATTCCGCGATGTCACTGAGAAGGAGCGCACGACGCAGGAACTGCTCAAGGCCAGCAAACTCGAATCCATCGGTCTGCTGGCGGGCGGCATCGCGCATGACTTCAACAATATTCTCACGGCCATTCTCGGCAATATTTCGCTCGCCCGGTTGATCGCGCAACCGCAGGACGAACTGGCTGAGGCCTTGCTCCACGCGGAGAAAGCCGCCGCCCGCGCCGGCGATCTCACCCGCCAACTCTTGACGTTCTCCAAGGGTGGTTCGCCGATGAAGCAGAGCGCCTCGCTGGCGGAGATCATCAAGGAAACCACCGCCTTTGTCCTGCACGGTTCCAACGTCGGGCTGCAACTTGAGTTGGCCACTGACTTGTGGCCGGCCAGCATTGACGTGGGCCAGATCAGTCAGGTCATCCACAATCTCGTGCTCAATGGCATCCAAGCCATGCCCAAGGGCGGCACGTTGGACGTGCGCGCGGCCAACGTTTCGATCCCGGAACATCACGGTACGGTGCTGCGTCCCGGCCGCTATATCTCGATCACCATCCAGGACACCGGCACCGGCATCGCGCCGGAGCACTGTCAGCGCATCTTCGACCCGTACTTCACCACGAAGAAACAAGGCAGCGGCCTCGGTTTGGCGACCACGTACTCCATCATCCGCAAACACGAAGGGAACATCACGGTGCAGTCGGAACTCGGGCGGGGCACCACCTTTCAGATTCATCTGCCGGCATCCAGTACGCCAACGGTCGCCCCAGCGGAGCCGCCCCCCGAGCCGTTGGCTGGGCAGGGCCGCATTCTGATCATGGATGACGAGGAGCCCATCCGCTCCTTGGTGATTCGGATGCTTCAACCGTTGGGCTACGAGGTCAAGGCGGCGGCGGACGGTGCTGAAGCCTTGCGTATTTACGAAGAGGCCCGCGCCGCCCACCAGCCGATTTCCGTCGTGATTCTTGATCTCACCGTTCCCGGTGGCATGGGTGGATTGGAGGCGTTGCAACGCCTCCGCGCCCTGGATCCCCACCTCAAAGCCATCGTCTCAAGCGGTTACTCAGAAGATCCCGTCATGGCCCACCATCGCGAGCACGGTTTTGATGCGATGGTTACCAAACCCTACCGGCTTCAAGAGTTCACGCACACCTTGCAGGAGGTGTTGAAGCAAGTGAAGGTTTGAGTCACGGGCGGGCCGTTTCGACACCTTGCGCGCCATTCCGCGGTAGCGAGATTGCCGTGCGTCACTTCGGATTTCGGGTCAAACTTTTTCCGGCACCGCCCATGGTTCCCGATAGGTGCGCCGCAGATAGCGGTTGGCTGCGGGATTGCGGAACGTTTCCGAGGCGCCATCAAATTCCAGCCGGATGTTGCCCAATCGCCAGGAGGTATTGGCCAGGTGACAGAGCAGCGTGGATTGGTGTGCCTGTTCCACATCGGCGTTGGGCAGCTTGTTGGAGCGGATGCAGTCGAGGAAATTCTGCACATGCTCCCGGTCCGCCTGCCGTCCGCACGCAGATACGACGGACTTGCCCTTTTCGTCAAACGCCTGCCAGCCATCGCCATGCCGGCCAAAGTACAGGAATCCCTTGGTGCCATAAAGCTCCACCCGCGTGCTGTTAAACGGCCAGTTCGGTGGCACATCTTTATCCCGCATGTCCATGGGCGTCTTCATGATATATGGCGTCCACAAGGAGGACTCGGTGATCAGTGTAAAGGAGCCATAGTCGAACGAGGCGATTTGGGTATCCGGCGTGTCGCGGCCATCTTTCAGCACACTGATTCCGCCCGTATGGTTGACGCTACCGGGGGCGGGCGGATCGCCCATGAGGCAGCGCGCCGCATCCACTTGGTGTACCAGGTCGCCGGGGATGGGGCCGCAACTGTAATCAAAATACCCTAACCACCGGCGACTGGGGTTGTAGGGTGCTTTGGGGGCCGGACCGCACCACAATTCATAATCGAACCCTTCCGGCACCGGCTGGTCTGGCCCGGCTTTGACAAACGGGTGGTTCATCATGTTATAGACCTTCACCAGTTTTACGTCCCCGAGTTGGCCGGTCTTGATATAGGCCATGGCATCCTGCAGATAGCGCGTGCTGCGGGTCTGCAACCCGGCTTGGACCACGCGTTGATACTTGCGCGCCGCCGCGACCATCTGGCGCCCTTCCCAGAGGTTATGCGACAGCGGTTTTTCCACGTACACATGCTTGCCGGCCTGGCAGGCAAGGATGGTGCCCAAGGCGTGCCAATGATCGGGCGTGGCGTTCACCACCACGTCCACGGACTTGTCCTCCAGGATGCGCCGGAAATCCTGCACCAGTTTCGGCGTGTGCTTCCCGGCCTTGGTTACGGTGTCCTTGGCCCGTGGCAGGCGGCGGGAATCCGGGTCGCAGAGATAGGCGAGTTCCACGTCCGGGCGCTCGGCAAACTTCTCCGCCAGAAACGTGCCGCGCCCTCCCAGCCCCATCACGCCCACGACCATTTTATCATTTGCCGCAAAGGCGCTCGGGCCGTTGAGCACGGACACGGCGGCGATGGCGCCGGCGGAATTTTTCATAAACGCGCGTCGGTTGAATGTATTCATAAAAAATGGGGTCACGTTAAATTGTGAGCCCACCTTAGCGGAACGCGGGTTGCTTGACCAGCATTTGATGATGAAAAGAGTGTTCCGGGGAGGTGACTTTCCATCCATTCCGCGTTGCATTGTGCGACCACACGAGTAACATCACCCCATCTTTATGAGCACCATGCGTAACTATTTTATGGGCGTTGCCTTGGGCGGCGTCCTGTCCGTCCTGCCGGCATTTGTGGCGCGCGGCACGGTTACGGAGTCGGCCCGGGAGATTCCCATCGCCAAGGAGGTGGATGTGGTGGTGGTGGGCGGATCATCCGGGGCGGCCAGCGCCGCCATGGCGGCGGCAGAGGCGGGAGCCAGGGTTTTCCTGCTCGCCCCGCGCTCGTATCTGGGCGAGGACATGTGCTCCACGCTGCGGCTGTGGTTGGAGGAGTCCGAGCAGCCCCAATCCCCCTTGGCCCGCCGCATCTTCGCCGAACCCGGCGAGGATGACGCGAGCGTGGGTGGGTCCGGACAGCGGGAATCGAACGCCCTGGATTATTCATACACCACCAGCATTCCCGCCGTCCTGAAACATCGGGACACGGAGCCGCCGTCCCGATTGAAAGACGGGCTATTCACCGATTCCAGCCGGCACAGCGTGCAATATAACGGGGACGTGGCAGTCATCGCCGACTTGGGCAGCGCCAAACCGGTCAAAGAGGCGCGCGTGGTGTGCTACTACCGGGCGGATTCGGACTTCAACCCCGGCAGCGTGAGCGTTTCGACCAGCGCTGACAAAGTCAAGTGGGTCGAGGGCGGCAAGTTTCCCTGCACGGCCCCGGTCAAAGAAGTGTTACAGATGACGCTGCCGATCGGCGCGTCGGCGCGTTACGTCAAATTCGACTTCCAGCGGGTGGCAGGCGGCAAGCGTTTGTTGCTGGGGGAAATCACGCTGATTGGGGCTGGCGGTGAAGTCGCAAAACCCGCCGCTCCAGTGTTCCAAACGTCGAAAAGCGGTGAGTCCAAAGGGTTCGTGAAGCTGGTCAAGCCCATGCAGGCCAAGCGGGTG
The sequence above is a segment of the Verrucomicrobiota bacterium genome. Coding sequences within it:
- a CDS encoding YfiR family protein — encoded protein: MDGCGPGWWRVADSLVLLLAWWGLLVTSHATTPPGRSEYELKAAFLHKFAMFVEWPVQSFDTTNAPIVIGILGRDPFGPKLEAVLASKRVHGRAVEFQRFARVEDVLLARCQMLFIASSEQARLPAILEAIKTVPLLTVGDSPGYGETGVMINLVVREQSLRFEINRQSAVRVGLQVSSQLLELALPTRERPQSRSQ
- a CDS encoding ATP-binding protein; the protein is MRCLLDLPLRRKLLVLVMASSTLALLLAAGSFSVYEWFILRDTARRDVQTQAEILAANVSAAVEFGDADHARRILRVLQMRPQFDLACVFDENRRLLAGYTNEFNPEPVRWLNPIPQGVQSEAGHLVVFQPVMHDNHVAGTLYLRSEFSPIRARFGQYLGLAMLVLLACWWIAFGLAARLQRIVSQPILELARTARDVTERKDYSLRAVSQSHDEVGLLIEGFNEMLTQIQARDVALQKTQDDLERRVTERTSQLQDEIVQRRRIEAALADEKERLAVTLRSIGDAVVATDREGCIVLFNPVAEQLTGWGAAEAATRPLPEVLQLFHDKTRQPCENPVTRVLASGGPVEPSEGTLLVSRDGTQRLIASSSAPIRDRAGQIIGVVLVFRDVTEKERTTQELLKASKLESIGLLAGGIAHDFNNILTAILGNISLARLIAQPQDELAEALLHAEKAAARAGDLTRQLLTFSKGGSPMKQSASLAEIIKETTAFVLHGSNVGLQLELATDLWPASIDVGQISQVIHNLVLNGIQAMPKGGTLDVRAANVSIPEHHGTVLRPGRYISITIQDTGTGIAPEHCQRIFDPYFTTKKQGSGLGLATTYSIIRKHEGNITVQSELGRGTTFQIHLPASSTPTVAPAEPPPEPLAGQGRILIMDDEEPIRSLVIRMLQPLGYEVKAAADGAEALRIYEEARAAHQPISVVILDLTVPGGMGGLEALQRLRALDPHLKAIVSSGYSEDPVMAHHREHGFDAMVTKPYRLQEFTHTLQEVLKQVKV
- a CDS encoding Gfo/Idh/MocA family oxidoreductase; translated protein: MKNSAGAIAAVSVLNGPSAFAANDKMVVGVMGLGGRGTFLAEKFAERPDVELAYLCDPDSRRLPRAKDTVTKAGKHTPKLVQDFRRILEDKSVDVVVNATPDHWHALGTILACQAGKHVYVEKPLSHNLWEGRQMVAAARKYQRVVQAGLQTRSTRYLQDAMAYIKTGQLGDVKLVKVYNMMNHPFVKAGPDQPVPEGFDYELWCGPAPKAPYNPSRRWLGYFDYSCGPIPGDLVHQVDAARCLMGDPPAPGSVNHTGGISVLKDGRDTPDTQIASFDYGSFTLITESSLWTPYIMKTPMDMRDKDVPPNWPFNSTRVELYGTKGFLYFGRHGDGWQAFDEKGKSVVSACGRQADREHVQNFLDCIRSNKLPNADVEQAHQSTLLCHLANTSWRLGNIRLEFDGASETFRNPAANRYLRRTYREPWAVPEKV